The Methanomassiliicoccales archaeon genome contains the following window.
AAGTGTTGATAAGGCAGGCTGAAGGCTTCATTTTAGCTAGCGTTTCAGCATTTATTAAATGACGCGTACTGTCTGTTAAAGGAACATGAATTGAAAGAAAATCGCTTTGAGTAAGCAAATCTTCAAGATCGACTCTTTTTACTCCTTCATCAGCAAAAACTTTGTCTGGAACGTAAGGATCATGCGCGATCACAACCAATCCAAGCACTTTAGCCTTCCTAGCCACAAGACGAGCGATTTTGCCAAAACCCAAAAGCCCAAGGACTTGGCCTTTTAATCGATGGATCGGTCGTCCTGTCTTCCAATCCCAGACCCCTTGACGAGTTTCCTCAGCATAGTGAACTATGCGTCGCGCCCAAGCAAGCAGCATGGCCAGAGCATGATCGGAAACTTCTTCCTCACAATAAGAGGGCACATTGATCACCGCTATTCCACGAGCAGTGGCAGCTTGAACATCGATGTTGTCCACACCAATTCCATACCGCCCAATGGCTTTACATCGCTGAAGGCTTTGAATCACCGCTTGTGTTATCGGTGCATACTGAGAGATCAGAGCATCAGCGTCTTTTGCCAAAGCTAACACCTCGTCCGGAGTTTTACATTGGCTTGGAATTACTTGGGCATCCCATTCAGCTAGTTCTTTTTCTTCGATGGAAAGATCAGGATAATTGCAATCTGTTACAACTACTTTCCACCTTCTTGCCTTGCTCATAGGCATCCAACAACAATTATACTACGCACTAGTTAATTTGACATAAGCAAAAGGGGGTGTTGAATGCAGAGATTTTCTTTGGCCGGAAAAGTAGCTTTGGTCACGGGCGGTGGACGCGGGTTGGGCCGAGCCATTGCCTTAGCTTTGGCTGAAGCAGGAGCAAAAGTAGCTGTTGTTAGCCGAAGTGGCGAAGGTTTGGCCGAAGTCGTTGACGCGATCGAGCGGCTGGGCTGTCAGGGCCTAGCCCTCACTGGGGACGTGGCTATTCCGTCAGAATGCAAAAGAATTATGCAACACGCTGTC
Protein-coding sequences here:
- a CDS encoding C-terminal binding protein, translated to MSKARRWKVVVTDCNYPDLSIEEKELAEWDAQVIPSQCKTPDEVLALAKDADALISQYAPITQAVIQSLQRCKAIGRYGIGVDNIDVQAATARGIAVINVPSYCEEEVSDHALAMLLAWARRIVHYAEETRQGVWDWKTGRPIHRLKGQVLGLLGFGKIARLVARKAKVLGLVVIAHDPYVPDKVFADEGVKRVDLEDLLTQSDFLSIHVPLTDSTRHLINAETLAKMKPSACLINTSRGGVVDEFALVQALKEGRLAGACLDVTEPEPPSLDNPLLKMPQVLISPHVAWYSEESQVELRTKIARDIGRALNGLLPEGLVNRELIKNFRHA